From Carya illinoinensis cultivar Pawnee chromosome 5, C.illinoinensisPawnee_v1, whole genome shotgun sequence, one genomic window encodes:
- the LOC122311039 gene encoding nodulation protein H-like isoform X2 encodes MADGLCSFTKDIFVIKVPKKSPLVLRMIVLVFAMVCGVYICSICLKQISTHSKAGYLHVQVIQKPCPEPQIEPWEIPYVHYPKPKTYSRAECACNPVRYFAILSMQRSGSGWFETLLNNHTNISSNGEIFSVKVRRSNTSTIGETLDKIYRLDWLSSASKNECTAAVGLKWMLNQGLMQHHADIVEYFNTRGVSVIFLFRRNLLRRMISVLANSYDRDVKLLNGTHKSHVHSPHEAEILANYKPIINATLLIPNLKQVEETTAKALEYFKSTRHIILYYEDVVKNHTLIDVQHFLKVPLRELKSRQVKIHKGSLSSQIKNWDDVQKTLKGTHFENFLHSDYRK; translated from the exons ATGGCCGACGGTCTTTGTTCCTTCACCAAG GATATTTTTGTCATAAAGGTACCCAAGAAATCCCCATTGGTGCTGAGGATGATCGTCTTGGTCTTTGCAATGGTGTGTGGCGTCTATATATGCTCTATTTGTCTAAAGCAAATTAGCACACACAGCAAGGCCGGATATCTACATGTTCAAGTGATCCAAAAGCCATGCCCAGAACCTCAAATCGAACCCTGGGAAATTCCTTATGTTCACTACCCTAAACCTAAAACTTATAGCAG GGCTGAATGTGCATGTAATCCAGTGCGCTATTTCGCCATTTTGTCGATGCAGAGATCCGGGAGTGGATGGTTTGAGACATTGTTAAACAATCATACTAACATAAGCTCCAATGGGGAGATTTTCTCTGTTAAAGTTAGGAGAAGCAATACTTCAACCATCGGTGAGACTTTGGATAAAATTTACCGTCTTGACTGGCTCAGTAGTGCCTCAAAGAATGAATGTACAGCTGCAGTTGGCTTAAAGTGGATGCTTAATCAG GGTCTGATGCAGCATCATGCAGACATTGTAGAGTACTTCAATACTCGGGGAGTTTCAGTTATATTTCTCTTCCGAAGGAATCTTTTACGTAGAATGATATCGGTTCTGGCAAATTCATATGATCGAGATGTGAAGCTATTAAATGGAACCCACAAATCTCATGTGCATTCACCCCATGag GCAGAAATACTTGCAAACTACAAGCCTATAATCAATGCAACATTGCTGATACCCAATTTGAAGCAAGTAGAAGAAACCACTGCCAAAGCGTTAGAGTATTTTAAGAGCACCCGGCACATCATTCTATACTACGAGGACGTAGTCAAGAACCACACT TTAATAGATGTTCAACATTTCTTGAAGGTTCCACTTAGAGAATTAAAGAGTCGTCAGGTGAAGATACACAAAGGTTCTCTATCTAGTCAGATTAAGAATTGGGATGATGTCCAAAAGACACTCAAGGGAACTCATTTCGAAAATTTCCTACATTCAGATTATAGAAAGTAA
- the LOC122311039 gene encoding uncharacterized protein LOC122311039 isoform X4 has product MADGLCSFTKDIFVIKVPKKSPLVLRMIVLVFAMVCGVYICSICLKQISTHSKAGYLHVQVIQKPCPEPQIEPWEIPYVHYPKPKTYSRAECACNPVRYFAILSMQRSGSGWFETLLNNHTNISSNGEIFSVKVRRSNTSTIGETLDKIYRLDWLSSASKNECTAAVGLKWMLNQGLMQHHADIVEYFNTRGVSVIFLFRRNLLRRMISVLANSYDRDVKLLNGTHKSHVHSPHEAEILANYKPIINATLLIPNLKQVEETTAKALEYFKSTRHIILYYEDVVKNHTVPLRELKSRQVKIHKGSLSSQIKNWDDVQKTLKGTHFENFLHSDYRK; this is encoded by the exons ATGGCCGACGGTCTTTGTTCCTTCACCAAG GATATTTTTGTCATAAAGGTACCCAAGAAATCCCCATTGGTGCTGAGGATGATCGTCTTGGTCTTTGCAATGGTGTGTGGCGTCTATATATGCTCTATTTGTCTAAAGCAAATTAGCACACACAGCAAGGCCGGATATCTACATGTTCAAGTGATCCAAAAGCCATGCCCAGAACCTCAAATCGAACCCTGGGAAATTCCTTATGTTCACTACCCTAAACCTAAAACTTATAGCAG GGCTGAATGTGCATGTAATCCAGTGCGCTATTTCGCCATTTTGTCGATGCAGAGATCCGGGAGTGGATGGTTTGAGACATTGTTAAACAATCATACTAACATAAGCTCCAATGGGGAGATTTTCTCTGTTAAAGTTAGGAGAAGCAATACTTCAACCATCGGTGAGACTTTGGATAAAATTTACCGTCTTGACTGGCTCAGTAGTGCCTCAAAGAATGAATGTACAGCTGCAGTTGGCTTAAAGTGGATGCTTAATCAG GGTCTGATGCAGCATCATGCAGACATTGTAGAGTACTTCAATACTCGGGGAGTTTCAGTTATATTTCTCTTCCGAAGGAATCTTTTACGTAGAATGATATCGGTTCTGGCAAATTCATATGATCGAGATGTGAAGCTATTAAATGGAACCCACAAATCTCATGTGCATTCACCCCATGag GCAGAAATACTTGCAAACTACAAGCCTATAATCAATGCAACATTGCTGATACCCAATTTGAAGCAAGTAGAAGAAACCACTGCCAAAGCGTTAGAGTATTTTAAGAGCACCCGGCACATCATTCTATACTACGAGGACGTAGTCAAGAACCACACT GTTCCACTTAGAGAATTAAAGAGTCGTCAGGTGAAGATACACAAAGGTTCTCTATCTAGTCAGATTAAGAATTGGGATGATGTCCAAAAGACACTCAAGGGAACTCATTTCGAAAATTTCCTACATTCAGATTATAGAAAGTAA
- the LOC122311039 gene encoding nodulation protein H-like isoform X1 → MADGLCSFTKDIFVIKVPKKSPLVLRMIVLVFAMVCGVYICSICLKQISTHSKAGYLHVQVIQKPCPEPQIEPWEIPYVHYPKPKTYSRAECACNPVRYFAILSMQRSGSGWFETLLNNHTNISSNGEIFSVKVRRSNTSTIGETLDKIYRLDWLSSASKNECTAAVGLKWMLNQGLMQHHADIVEYFNTRGVSVIFLFRRNLLRRMISVLANSYDRDVKLLNGTHKSHVHSPHEAEILANYKPIINATLLIPNLKQVEETTAKALEYFKSTRHIILYYEDVVKNHTKLIDVQHFLKVPLRELKSRQVKIHKGSLSSQIKNWDDVQKTLKGTHFENFLHSDYRK, encoded by the exons ATGGCCGACGGTCTTTGTTCCTTCACCAAG GATATTTTTGTCATAAAGGTACCCAAGAAATCCCCATTGGTGCTGAGGATGATCGTCTTGGTCTTTGCAATGGTGTGTGGCGTCTATATATGCTCTATTTGTCTAAAGCAAATTAGCACACACAGCAAGGCCGGATATCTACATGTTCAAGTGATCCAAAAGCCATGCCCAGAACCTCAAATCGAACCCTGGGAAATTCCTTATGTTCACTACCCTAAACCTAAAACTTATAGCAG GGCTGAATGTGCATGTAATCCAGTGCGCTATTTCGCCATTTTGTCGATGCAGAGATCCGGGAGTGGATGGTTTGAGACATTGTTAAACAATCATACTAACATAAGCTCCAATGGGGAGATTTTCTCTGTTAAAGTTAGGAGAAGCAATACTTCAACCATCGGTGAGACTTTGGATAAAATTTACCGTCTTGACTGGCTCAGTAGTGCCTCAAAGAATGAATGTACAGCTGCAGTTGGCTTAAAGTGGATGCTTAATCAG GGTCTGATGCAGCATCATGCAGACATTGTAGAGTACTTCAATACTCGGGGAGTTTCAGTTATATTTCTCTTCCGAAGGAATCTTTTACGTAGAATGATATCGGTTCTGGCAAATTCATATGATCGAGATGTGAAGCTATTAAATGGAACCCACAAATCTCATGTGCATTCACCCCATGag GCAGAAATACTTGCAAACTACAAGCCTATAATCAATGCAACATTGCTGATACCCAATTTGAAGCAAGTAGAAGAAACCACTGCCAAAGCGTTAGAGTATTTTAAGAGCACCCGGCACATCATTCTATACTACGAGGACGTAGTCAAGAACCACACT AAGTTAATAGATGTTCAACATTTCTTGAAGGTTCCACTTAGAGAATTAAAGAGTCGTCAGGTGAAGATACACAAAGGTTCTCTATCTAGTCAGATTAAGAATTGGGATGATGTCCAAAAGACACTCAAGGGAACTCATTTCGAAAATTTCCTACATTCAGATTATAGAAAGTAA
- the LOC122311039 gene encoding nodulation protein H-like isoform X3, whose amino-acid sequence MADGLCSFTKVPKKSPLVLRMIVLVFAMVCGVYICSICLKQISTHSKAGYLHVQVIQKPCPEPQIEPWEIPYVHYPKPKTYSRAECACNPVRYFAILSMQRSGSGWFETLLNNHTNISSNGEIFSVKVRRSNTSTIGETLDKIYRLDWLSSASKNECTAAVGLKWMLNQGLMQHHADIVEYFNTRGVSVIFLFRRNLLRRMISVLANSYDRDVKLLNGTHKSHVHSPHEAEILANYKPIINATLLIPNLKQVEETTAKALEYFKSTRHIILYYEDVVKNHTKLIDVQHFLKVPLRELKSRQVKIHKGSLSSQIKNWDDVQKTLKGTHFENFLHSDYRK is encoded by the exons ATGGCCGACGGTCTTTGTTCCTTCACCAAG GTACCCAAGAAATCCCCATTGGTGCTGAGGATGATCGTCTTGGTCTTTGCAATGGTGTGTGGCGTCTATATATGCTCTATTTGTCTAAAGCAAATTAGCACACACAGCAAGGCCGGATATCTACATGTTCAAGTGATCCAAAAGCCATGCCCAGAACCTCAAATCGAACCCTGGGAAATTCCTTATGTTCACTACCCTAAACCTAAAACTTATAGCAG GGCTGAATGTGCATGTAATCCAGTGCGCTATTTCGCCATTTTGTCGATGCAGAGATCCGGGAGTGGATGGTTTGAGACATTGTTAAACAATCATACTAACATAAGCTCCAATGGGGAGATTTTCTCTGTTAAAGTTAGGAGAAGCAATACTTCAACCATCGGTGAGACTTTGGATAAAATTTACCGTCTTGACTGGCTCAGTAGTGCCTCAAAGAATGAATGTACAGCTGCAGTTGGCTTAAAGTGGATGCTTAATCAG GGTCTGATGCAGCATCATGCAGACATTGTAGAGTACTTCAATACTCGGGGAGTTTCAGTTATATTTCTCTTCCGAAGGAATCTTTTACGTAGAATGATATCGGTTCTGGCAAATTCATATGATCGAGATGTGAAGCTATTAAATGGAACCCACAAATCTCATGTGCATTCACCCCATGag GCAGAAATACTTGCAAACTACAAGCCTATAATCAATGCAACATTGCTGATACCCAATTTGAAGCAAGTAGAAGAAACCACTGCCAAAGCGTTAGAGTATTTTAAGAGCACCCGGCACATCATTCTATACTACGAGGACGTAGTCAAGAACCACACT AAGTTAATAGATGTTCAACATTTCTTGAAGGTTCCACTTAGAGAATTAAAGAGTCGTCAGGTGAAGATACACAAAGGTTCTCTATCTAGTCAGATTAAGAATTGGGATGATGTCCAAAAGACACTCAAGGGAACTCATTTCGAAAATTTCCTACATTCAGATTATAGAAAGTAA